A genomic window from Microvirga sp. TS319 includes:
- a CDS encoding succinylglutamate desuccinylase/aspartoacylase family protein, protein MKTEQIALSPLAPGAGLSLTVHRFGEAGARPRVYVQASLHADEIPGMIAAHHLRERLVALEAEGRIKGEIILVPFANPIGLAQRVLGDHIGRFNLADGLNFNRGYPYLVPKAAERIKGKLSADPDANVRLIREALRAELDAWETNNPAEVMKKALLTLAIEADIVLDLHCDSEAVEHLYTHTRSADEFAPLSALIGAQAYLLADESGDDPFDEACSRPWGELADRFPDHPIPFSCHSTTLEFRGERDVSHELGRRDAASLIAYMTLRGVVAGDAPQIPAPHCRPTPLAASEPAPAPATGIVVFLAQIGDHVKAGDVIADIVDPQTGTVTQAKSPCEGVVFARIAQRFVTKGARLAKVAGTTAQRTGKLLSA, encoded by the coding sequence ATGAAAACAGAACAGATCGCTCTTTCGCCGCTTGCTCCCGGTGCCGGCCTGTCGCTGACCGTTCACCGCTTCGGCGAGGCCGGCGCACGCCCACGCGTCTATGTGCAGGCCTCCCTCCATGCGGATGAGATCCCCGGCATGATCGCGGCCCATCACCTGCGCGAGCGTCTCGTGGCGCTCGAGGCGGAGGGCAGGATCAAGGGCGAGATCATCCTCGTTCCGTTCGCCAACCCGATCGGCCTCGCCCAGCGCGTTCTCGGCGATCACATCGGGCGCTTCAATCTTGCCGACGGCCTCAATTTCAACCGTGGCTATCCCTATCTGGTCCCCAAGGCGGCCGAGCGGATCAAGGGAAAGCTCTCGGCCGATCCGGATGCCAATGTCCGCCTGATCCGCGAGGCTCTGCGCGCCGAGCTCGACGCCTGGGAGACGAACAATCCCGCCGAGGTGATGAAGAAGGCGCTCCTCACCCTCGCCATCGAGGCCGATATCGTTCTCGACCTGCATTGCGACTCGGAGGCCGTCGAACATCTCTATACCCACACGCGCTCGGCGGACGAGTTCGCGCCGCTTTCCGCGCTCATCGGCGCCCAGGCGTACCTGCTCGCGGACGAGTCGGGCGACGATCCCTTCGACGAGGCCTGCAGCCGCCCCTGGGGCGAGCTGGCCGACCGTTTCCCGGATCATCCGATCCCCTTCAGCTGCCATTCCACCACTCTCGAATTCCGGGGCGAGCGGGATGTGAGCCATGAGCTGGGCCGGCGCGATGCGGCCTCGCTCATCGCCTACATGACCCTGCGCGGTGTCGTCGCAGGGGATGCTCCTCAGATTCCGGCCCCGCATTGCCGCCCGACGCCGCTTGCGGCGTCCGAGCCGGCTCCGGCGCCCGCCACCGGCATCGTGGTGTTCCTCGCCCAGATCGGAGACCACGTGAAAGCGGGAGACGTGATCGCGGATATCGTGGACCCGCAGACGGGTACCGTCACCCAGGCGAAGTCCCCCTGCGAGGGGGTGGTCTTCGCCCGGATCGCGCAGCGCTTCGTCACGAAGGGGGCACGGCTCGCCAAGGTGGCCGGCACCACGGCCCAGCGCACGGGCAAGCTCCTCAGCGCCTGA
- a CDS encoding peptide chain release factor 3 has translation MTDLPAPVGRRRTFAIISHPDAGKTTLTEKLLLFGGAIQLAGEVKAKKNRVSTRSDWMGIEKERGISVVTSVMTFEYGGCVFNLLDTPGHEDFSEDTYRTLTAVDSAIMVIDAAKGIEARTRKLFEVCRMRDIPIVTFINKLDREARSPFDLLDEIEKTLALDTAPVTWPISQGRSFAGTFDLRRNVVRRIDTDEEPMPVSGPDDPKVLSLVPPEEAEAWREEVMLAQEACKPFDLDAFREGHLTPVFFGSALRNFGVRDLIDALAEYAPPPRGQEADKRLVEAGESRMTGFVFKIQANMDPNHRDRIAFMRICSGKLQRGMKAKLVRTGKPMSLNTPQFFFAQDRAIADEAWAGDVVGIPNHGTLRIGDTLTEGEDIVFRGVPSFAPEILRRIKLQDAMKAKKLREALQQMAEEGVVQLFVPQDGSGAIVGVVGALQLDVLKERLGAEYGLPIDYEPTRFSICRWITADDQRELDKFIESHLSSMARDLDEAPVFMAANTFNLQYEMDRYKAIRFSDVKDYQKKAA, from the coding sequence ATGACCGATCTTCCGGCCCCTGTGGGCCGCCGCCGAACCTTTGCCATCATCTCGCACCCCGACGCGGGTAAGACCACGCTTACCGAAAAGCTCCTGCTGTTCGGGGGCGCGATCCAGCTCGCGGGCGAGGTGAAGGCCAAGAAGAACCGTGTTTCCACCCGGTCCGACTGGATGGGCATCGAGAAGGAGCGCGGCATCTCGGTCGTGACCTCGGTGATGACCTTCGAATACGGCGGATGCGTCTTCAACCTGCTCGACACGCCGGGCCACGAGGACTTCTCGGAGGATACCTACCGCACCCTCACGGCGGTGGACTCGGCCATCATGGTGATCGACGCCGCGAAGGGCATCGAGGCGCGCACGCGCAAGCTCTTCGAAGTGTGCCGCATGCGCGACATCCCGATCGTGACCTTCATCAACAAGTTGGACCGCGAGGCGCGCAGCCCCTTCGATCTGCTCGACGAGATCGAAAAGACGCTCGCCCTCGACACGGCGCCCGTCACCTGGCCCATCAGCCAGGGCAGGAGCTTCGCCGGCACATTCGATCTGCGGCGCAACGTGGTCCGCCGCATCGATACGGATGAGGAGCCGATGCCCGTTTCCGGCCCGGATGATCCGAAGGTGCTGAGCCTGGTGCCGCCGGAAGAGGCGGAGGCCTGGCGGGAAGAGGTCATGCTGGCGCAGGAAGCCTGCAAGCCGTTCGACCTCGACGCCTTCCGCGAAGGCCATCTCACGCCCGTGTTCTTCGGCAGCGCCCTGCGCAATTTCGGCGTCCGCGATCTCATCGATGCGCTGGCCGAATACGCTCCGCCCCCGCGCGGGCAGGAGGCGGACAAGCGCCTCGTGGAAGCGGGCGAGAGCCGCATGACCGGCTTCGTGTTCAAGATCCAGGCCAACATGGATCCGAACCATCGCGACCGCATCGCCTTCATGCGCATCTGCTCGGGAAAGCTCCAGCGCGGCATGAAGGCGAAGCTCGTGCGCACGGGCAAGCCCATGAGCCTCAACACGCCGCAATTCTTCTTCGCGCAGGACCGCGCGATCGCGGACGAGGCATGGGCAGGCGATGTGGTGGGCATCCCCAATCACGGCACCCTGCGCATCGGCGATACGCTGACGGAGGGCGAGGACATCGTGTTCCGCGGCGTTCCGAGCTTCGCGCCGGAAATCCTGCGCCGCATCAAGCTGCAGGATGCCATGAAGGCCAAGAAGCTGCGCGAGGCGCTGCAGCAGATGGCGGAGGAGGGCGTCGTCCAGCTCTTCGTTCCGCAGGACGGCTCCGGCGCCATCGTGGGCGTCGTCGGGGCGCTGCAGCTCGACGTGCTGAAGGAGCGCCTGGGCGCCGAGTACGGCCTGCCGATCGATTACGAGCCGACGCGGTTCTCGATCTGCCGCTGGATCACGGCGGACGACCAAAGAGAGCTCGACAAGTTCATCGAGAGCCACCTGTCGTCCATGGCGCGCGATCTCGACGAGGCGCCCGTGTTCATGGCGGCGAATACCTTCAATCTGCAATACGAGATGGACCGCTACAAAGCGATCCGGTTCTCGGATGTGAAGGATTATCAGAAGAAGGCGGCTTAA
- a CDS encoding sugar kinase, with translation MQALFVGQTYIDVTFLADELPTGDEKTVARDYAISFGGNAVTAAFACAKLGIAPDLLTSIADDWLGRMFIDMAAKYGISVHHRKVKESSLSFIMPRGGKRAIVRCRDDHYLHPVPPLNLQDCRALHLDGHQADAAMHYAKACREAGILTSLDGGGLRSNTHELLEFIDVAIVAERLCEQMDLSPSGMLAYLKGRGCRIGGVTLGERGMLWYDESGTESVLPALNIPASTVVDTNGAGDIFHGAYVYSAMARPELPWREHFIFARAASAHAIQHLGNEASLPNLNDIAQTQARFSERKLAA, from the coding sequence ATGCAAGCCCTCTTCGTAGGCCAGACCTATATCGACGTGACGTTCCTGGCGGACGAACTCCCCACGGGAGACGAAAAGACCGTTGCCCGGGACTACGCCATTTCCTTCGGCGGCAACGCGGTCACGGCCGCCTTTGCCTGCGCGAAGCTCGGCATTGCGCCTGATCTTCTGACCTCGATCGCCGACGATTGGCTGGGCCGCATGTTCATCGATATGGCGGCGAAATATGGGATTTCGGTCCATCACCGGAAAGTGAAGGAATCCTCTCTCTCCTTCATCATGCCGCGCGGCGGCAAGCGCGCCATCGTGCGCTGCCGCGACGATCACTATCTTCATCCGGTGCCGCCGCTCAACCTGCAGGATTGCCGTGCGCTCCACCTCGACGGCCACCAGGCCGATGCGGCGATGCACTACGCCAAGGCCTGCCGGGAGGCCGGAATTCTCACCTCGCTCGATGGCGGTGGCCTGCGCTCCAACACCCATGAGCTTCTCGAGTTCATCGATGTGGCCATCGTGGCCGAGCGCCTCTGCGAGCAGATGGACCTCAGCCCCAGCGGCATGCTGGCCTATCTGAAGGGCCGCGGCTGCAGGATCGGCGGCGTGACCTTGGGTGAGCGCGGGATGCTCTGGTACGACGAGAGCGGCACGGAGAGCGTCCTGCCCGCCCTCAACATTCCCGCATCGACGGTGGTGGACACCAACGGCGCGGGTGACATCTTCCATGGTGCTTACGTCTATTCCGCCATGGCGCGCCCCGAACTGCCCTGGCGCGAACATTTCATCTTCGCCCGCGCGGCATCCGCCCACGCCATTCAGCATCTCGGCAACGAGGCGAGCCTGCCGAACCTGAACGATATCGCGCAGACGCAGGCGCGGTTCAGCGAGCGCAAGCTGGCGGCCTGA
- a CDS encoding N-acetylglucosamine kinase, with translation MALGLGIDAGGTATRWRLVDDEGHCVAKGNAEPLTGHLFSAAAEERARQIILDMAQAVLREGKPLGIVAGITGLTRDTPSEAKMRTLFAEIFELLPDKVFVAEDMWIAYLSYFALGEGILVYSGTGSIGYYLSDAKEVIRVGGRGNLIDDGGSGFWIAREALKTILRKEEESPGEGWATPLGRHLEKAVGGTDWNVVRSFVYGGDRGKIGSLARAVSEAARADDQTALRILQEAGEELARLANSLTKRVGPRPVALAGGSSRLHPIVAEAFRRDLVAPVEFITTDLDAGLTAARLAATLTRA, from the coding sequence ATGGCATTGGGGCTTGGCATCGACGCGGGCGGAACGGCGACGCGCTGGCGATTGGTGGACGATGAAGGCCATTGCGTTGCCAAGGGCAATGCGGAACCGCTGACCGGCCACCTGTTTTCCGCGGCCGCCGAGGAGCGGGCTCGCCAGATCATCCTCGACATGGCTCAAGCCGTTCTGCGCGAGGGCAAGCCCCTCGGCATCGTCGCAGGCATCACGGGCCTGACCCGGGACACGCCGTCCGAAGCGAAGATGCGCACCCTCTTCGCGGAGATCTTCGAGCTTTTGCCCGACAAGGTCTTCGTCGCGGAGGATATGTGGATCGCGTACCTGTCCTATTTCGCCCTGGGGGAAGGCATCCTCGTCTATAGCGGCACGGGCTCCATCGGTTATTACCTGTCCGACGCGAAGGAAGTGATCCGGGTCGGCGGACGCGGGAACCTGATCGACGACGGCGGCTCCGGCTTCTGGATCGCCCGCGAAGCTCTGAAGACGATTCTGCGCAAGGAAGAGGAGAGCCCTGGCGAAGGGTGGGCCACGCCCCTGGGCCGCCATCTCGAGAAGGCCGTCGGCGGCACGGACTGGAACGTAGTGCGCTCCTTTGTCTATGGCGGCGACAGGGGCAAGATCGGCTCCCTTGCCAGGGCCGTCTCGGAGGCCGCGAGGGCGGATGACCAGACGGCCCTGCGGATCCTGCAGGAGGCCGGCGAGGAGCTGGCCCGTCTCGCCAACAGCCTGACCAAACGCGTCGGCCCCCGGCCCGTCGCCCTGGCGGGCGGCAGCTCCCGCCTCCATCCCATCGTGGCGGAAGCCTTCCGGCGGGACCTTGTCGCTCCGGTCGAGTTCATCACGACCGATCTGGATGCGGGCCTGACCGCGGCGAGGCTCGCGGCCACGCTGACCAGGGCGTGA
- a CDS encoding N-acetylmuramic acid 6-phosphate etherase, which produces MATEHFSARFQDLDTWPSLDVLSAFYEGQLSAVAAVRSALPAIAAAAEEAAQRLHRGGRLVYAGAGTSGRIGVQDGTELPPTFNWPDDRLVYLIAGGDRAIMKAVENAEDSVEEGAAGIRNNGIGPNDVVIGVAASGRTPFTLAVLKEAAARGAQTIGISNNADAPILQSCSHPILADTGEEVIAGSTRMKAGTAQKVILNLLSSLIMVRMGRVYRGLMVDMRATNAKLRRRSEIMVCQITDCDEAKAADAILQAGGDLKTAVLIAMGANAQEARDALARSAGNLRGALAEFSTLKT; this is translated from the coding sequence ATGGCAACGGAACATTTCAGCGCCCGATTTCAGGATCTCGATACGTGGCCGAGCCTCGATGTCCTGTCCGCCTTCTACGAGGGGCAGCTCTCGGCCGTCGCCGCCGTCAGGTCGGCGCTCCCGGCGATCGCTGCGGCGGCGGAAGAAGCCGCGCAGCGCCTGCACCGGGGCGGACGCCTGGTCTATGCAGGCGCCGGCACCTCCGGCCGCATCGGCGTACAGGACGGCACGGAATTGCCTCCCACCTTCAACTGGCCCGACGACAGGCTCGTCTACCTGATTGCCGGCGGCGATCGCGCCATCATGAAGGCGGTGGAGAACGCGGAGGATTCGGTCGAGGAAGGCGCGGCCGGCATTCGCAACAACGGGATCGGCCCGAACGACGTGGTGATCGGCGTCGCCGCAAGCGGCCGAACTCCTTTCACCCTCGCGGTCCTGAAGGAAGCAGCCGCGCGCGGCGCGCAGACCATCGGCATCTCCAACAACGCGGACGCACCGATTCTCCAGTCCTGCTCCCATCCGATTCTCGCCGATACGGGCGAAGAGGTGATCGCCGGTTCGACCCGCATGAAGGCCGGCACGGCCCAGAAGGTCATCCTCAACCTGCTCTCGTCCCTCATCATGGTACGCATGGGACGCGTCTATCGCGGCCTCATGGTGGACATGCGCGCGACGAACGCGAAGCTGCGCCGCCGCAGTGAGATCATGGTCTGCCAGATCACCGATTGCGACGAGGCCAAAGCCGCCGATGCCATTCTCCAGGCAGGCGGCGACCTGAAGACTGCCGTCCTCATCGCCATGGGGGCGAACGCGCAGGAAGCGCGGGACGCGCTTGCGCGCAGTGCTGGCAATTTGCGCGGGGCCCTGGCAGAGTTCTCGACACTGAAGACATAA
- a CDS encoding serine hydrolase domain-containing protein produces MPLEQIVDQAFLPAAAAITRRDIPGAALGIVTADGRRAVRWNGLAQIEPHEESLSRETWFDLASLTKVIFTTTAVLKLVEEGRIALDDPLIAVVPDLRQYDMNAAERRLTFRQCLAHRTHLPAVEPLYTYGQDPNTLRAFILQRVWRSGPPVYSDINFMLLGIAIERITGRPLIEHPLPRNLSFRPDPHLCAATENCTWRGRVIRGEVHDENAFALGGASGHAGLFGTIDGVLDFARGLLDGSVLSAHSLAAIRSRESEKRTVGWEGFYPGWHGGDACSPTTIGHTGFTGTGLWIDFDRGLAWSLLTNRVHPSRHKDSGILDLRRATGEQVIALFDGRTRL; encoded by the coding sequence ATGCCCCTCGAACAAATCGTGGACCAGGCCTTCCTGCCTGCCGCCGCCGCCATCACGCGTCGCGACATTCCCGGCGCGGCGCTGGGCATCGTCACCGCCGACGGACGGCGCGCCGTCCGCTGGAACGGCCTTGCGCAGATCGAGCCTCATGAAGAGAGTCTCTCGCGCGAGACATGGTTCGACCTCGCTTCGCTCACGAAGGTGATCTTCACGACCACGGCCGTCCTGAAACTCGTGGAAGAGGGCCGCATCGCGCTCGACGATCCGCTGATCGCGGTCGTCCCGGACTTGCGCCAGTACGACATGAACGCCGCCGAACGGCGGCTCACCTTCCGCCAATGCCTTGCGCATCGGACCCATCTGCCGGCCGTCGAGCCGCTCTATACCTACGGGCAGGATCCGAACACGCTGCGAGCCTTCATCCTCCAGCGCGTCTGGCGAAGCGGCCCGCCGGTCTATTCGGACATCAATTTCATGCTGCTCGGCATCGCCATCGAGCGCATCACGGGACGGCCTCTGATCGAGCATCCGCTCCCTCGAAACCTCTCCTTCCGTCCGGACCCGCACCTGTGCGCGGCGACGGAGAACTGCACGTGGAGAGGGCGCGTGATCCGTGGAGAGGTTCATGACGAGAACGCCTTCGCGCTGGGCGGCGCCTCCGGCCACGCGGGCCTGTTCGGCACCATCGACGGCGTGCTGGACTTCGCCCGCGGCCTTCTCGACGGCTCGGTTCTCTCGGCGCATTCGCTTGCGGCCATCAGAAGCCGGGAATCGGAGAAACGGACGGTAGGCTGGGAGGGATTCTACCCCGGCTGGCACGGGGGCGATGCCTGCTCGCCCACGACCATCGGACATACGGGCTTCACGGGGACCGGACTCTGGATCGATTTCGACCGGGGTCTCGCCTGGTCTCTCCTGACCAACCGGGTCCACCCCTCGCGGCACAAGGATAGCGGAATCCTGGATCTGCGCCGTGCAACGGGCGAGCAGGTGATCGCGTTGTTCGACGGCCGGACCCGGCTTTAA
- a CDS encoding anhydro-N-acetylmuramic acid kinase has protein sequence MSQRPPVKAIGAISGTSMDGIDVSMVETDGDAFVAPGPGRTFSYPADLRRELQELIAQPARAQSEPLDELERAVTSAHIAAIRAFMDEAGVGPAQVSLIGFHGQTVYHRPEIRFTRQLGIGALVAREIGITTVSRFRHADVASGGEGAPFVPLYHRALASALAQPIMILNLGGVGNVTYIDGDTVIAFDTGPASALLDDFVLRRRGLSFDENGRLAASGRVDENLVAAFMSNPFFDRSAPKSLDRQDFHARAGGVEALSDEDGAATLAAFTIESVVAALRHVPRAPQRWLVTGGGRLNAHFMHRLHERLGVPVDPVEAVGWNGDFLEAQAFGYLAVRSTLGLPLSLPTTTGVPHPMPGGELHRAA, from the coding sequence ATGTCGCAACGCCCGCCCGTCAAAGCCATTGGCGCGATCAGCGGAACCTCCATGGACGGCATCGACGTCTCCATGGTCGAAACGGACGGGGATGCCTTCGTGGCGCCGGGACCCGGCCGCACGTTCTCCTATCCGGCCGACCTGAGGCGGGAACTCCAGGAACTGATCGCTCAGCCTGCCCGCGCGCAAAGCGAGCCGCTCGACGAGCTCGAGCGCGCGGTCACGAGCGCACATATCGCCGCGATACGCGCATTTATGGATGAGGCCGGCGTCGGACCAGCGCAGGTCAGCCTCATCGGCTTTCACGGCCAGACGGTTTATCACCGTCCGGAGATCCGCTTCACCCGCCAGCTCGGCATCGGCGCGCTGGTCGCGCGGGAAATCGGCATCACCACCGTGTCCCGCTTCCGCCATGCGGATGTCGCCTCGGGCGGCGAAGGCGCGCCGTTCGTACCGCTCTATCACCGCGCGCTTGCGAGCGCGCTGGCGCAGCCGATCATGATCCTCAATCTCGGCGGTGTCGGAAACGTCACCTATATCGACGGCGACACGGTGATCGCGTTCGACACCGGCCCGGCGAGCGCCCTGCTCGACGATTTCGTCCTGCGCCGCAGGGGTCTGAGCTTCGACGAGAACGGCAGGCTCGCCGCATCCGGGCGGGTGGACGAAAACCTCGTCGCCGCCTTCATGAGCAATCCCTTCTTCGACCGCTCCGCCCCCAAATCCCTCGACCGGCAGGACTTTCACGCACGCGCCGGAGGCGTCGAGGCGCTCTCGGACGAGGACGGCGCGGCGACGCTCGCGGCCTTCACCATCGAGTCCGTCGTCGCTGCGCTGCGCCATGTTCCGCGCGCGCCGCAGCGCTGGCTCGTGACCGGCGGCGGACGCCTCAACGCGCATTTCATGCATCGGCTGCACGAGCGCCTCGGCGTTCCCGTCGATCCCGTGGAAGCCGTGGGCTGGAACGGCGACTTCCTCGAGGCCCAGGCCTTCGGCTATCTGGCCGTCCGCTCCACGCTCGGCCTTCCTCTCAGTCTTCCCACCACGACGGGCGTGCCGCATCCCATGCCGGGCGGCGAACTGCACCGCGCCGCGTGA
- a CDS encoding ABC transporter substrate-binding protein, whose protein sequence is MFRSTLRGMMSAGFMVAAMATASAQVLEIGADNGPTGLDPHLITAFPSFMVVNGNIYEGLTAVDKDLKIVPSLAQSWIVSEDGKTYTFKLRQGVTFHDGSPMEAADVVASVKRLLSKEMASPLASRLSAVESADAVDAQTVQLKLKEPSAALLSSLSLIAIVPRAMETNKDALQKAPVGTGPFKFQEWQPNGYILLTRNDAYWEKGLPKLSGLKFNIVPESATRQVGLANGQYALLPNIDAATALQLKGRPNVKLAETMDLAYTLIGMNVSKPPFDNPKVREAVNYAINRQEIVDAALFGAGVPGGPLSPALKSWALDVKEFGCYAPDPAKAQALLKEAGVAMPVAVSMKVLPRQDIKDIAQVVQEQMNKAGFKVELINQEQGQFIQDWRNSNFDMFASINAGQPDPDEYFYRTFRTGGSTNVFKYSDQEIDGLLDKARTLSDQAERKKAYDQVQRKLACTGPVAHLTYGTLFSAMNDKLKGYDVMPNRSLMMLRGASY, encoded by the coding sequence ATGTTCAGGTCAACGCTGCGCGGCATGATGAGCGCGGGCTTCATGGTGGCGGCAATGGCGACCGCCTCGGCTCAGGTCCTGGAGATCGGGGCGGATAACGGCCCCACGGGCCTCGATCCTCACCTCATCACGGCCTTTCCGAGCTTCATGGTGGTGAACGGCAACATCTATGAGGGCCTCACCGCCGTCGACAAGGACCTGAAGATCGTTCCGAGCCTCGCTCAATCCTGGATCGTGTCCGAGGACGGGAAAACCTATACGTTCAAGTTGCGCCAGGGCGTGACGTTCCACGACGGCTCGCCCATGGAGGCGGCGGACGTGGTCGCGTCCGTGAAGCGCCTCCTGAGCAAGGAGATGGCCTCACCCCTCGCGAGCCGCCTCTCGGCCGTGGAGAGCGCCGACGCGGTCGACGCGCAGACCGTGCAGCTGAAGCTCAAGGAGCCGTCCGCGGCGCTTCTCAGCTCGCTCTCCCTGATCGCCATCGTGCCGCGCGCCATGGAGACCAACAAGGACGCTCTCCAGAAGGCGCCCGTCGGCACGGGCCCCTTCAAGTTCCAGGAATGGCAGCCGAACGGCTATATCCTCCTGACCAGGAACGACGCCTATTGGGAGAAGGGGCTGCCGAAGCTCTCGGGTCTCAAGTTCAACATCGTGCCCGAATCCGCGACCCGTCAGGTGGGGCTCGCCAACGGCCAGTACGCCCTTCTGCCGAACATCGACGCGGCGACGGCCCTTCAGCTGAAGGGCAGGCCGAACGTGAAGCTCGCGGAGACCATGGATCTCGCCTACACGCTGATCGGCATGAACGTGTCGAAGCCGCCCTTCGACAACCCGAAAGTGCGCGAGGCCGTCAACTACGCCATCAACCGGCAGGAGATCGTGGACGCGGCGCTCTTCGGCGCAGGCGTGCCCGGCGGGCCGCTGTCGCCGGCGCTCAAGTCCTGGGCGCTGGATGTGAAGGAGTTCGGCTGCTACGCGCCCGATCCGGCGAAGGCCCAGGCGCTTCTGAAGGAGGCGGGCGTCGCCATGCCGGTCGCCGTGTCCATGAAGGTTCTGCCGCGCCAGGACATCAAGGACATCGCCCAGGTGGTGCAGGAGCAGATGAACAAGGCGGGTTTCAAGGTCGAGCTGATCAACCAGGAGCAGGGCCAGTTCATCCAGGACTGGCGCAACAGCAACTTCGACATGTTCGCGTCCATCAATGCGGGCCAGCCGGATCCGGACGAGTATTTCTATCGCACCTTCCGCACGGGCGGCTCGACCAACGTGTTCAAGTATTCGGACCAGGAGATCGACGGGCTGCTCGACAAGGCCCGCACCCTGTCGGATCAGGCCGAGCGCAAGAAGGCCTACGACCAGGTGCAGAGGAAGCTCGCCTGCACGGGGCCGGTGGCGCATCTGACCTACGGCACCCTGTTCTCGGCGATGAACGACAAGCTCAAGGGCTATGACGTGATGCCGAACCGCTCGCTCATGATGCTGCGCGGCGCATCCTACTGA
- a CDS encoding ABC transporter permease: MSRVLLARLIDLVIVLFGVSIIVFLMIRLIPGDAVAIMLGANTEITPERMAELNRRVGLDRPVIEQYLLWAGSALRGDFGTSLWTGRPVSAEILLHLWPTLELTALSLVLGAALAVPVGCLMAQTRGGAADVAMRIGAIAGLTIPSFWLGIVMILLLSAWAPGFASLGYVPFWEDPIGNLQRMLLPSIALALPILANLSRLVRSAMLDALGQDYVRTARAKGLPERRVVYKHALRNALIPFLTSVGIMTGYLLGGAIVVEQVFAIPGLGRLILGAIAERNYPLIQATILVVTAGFVMVNFLVDFLYMLVDPRVRA, from the coding sequence ATGAGCCGCGTTCTGCTCGCCCGTCTGATCGATCTCGTCATCGTTCTCTTCGGCGTGTCGATCATCGTCTTTCTGATGATCCGCCTGATTCCCGGCGACGCGGTGGCGATCATGCTGGGGGCGAACACCGAGATCACGCCGGAGCGCATGGCGGAGCTCAACCGGCGCGTCGGTCTCGACCGTCCCGTGATCGAGCAATATCTGCTCTGGGCGGGATCCGCCCTGCGCGGCGATTTCGGCACGTCGCTCTGGACAGGGCGGCCGGTCTCGGCCGAAATCCTCCTGCATCTGTGGCCCACCCTCGAACTGACGGCCCTTTCGCTCGTGCTCGGGGCCGCTCTGGCCGTTCCCGTCGGCTGCCTGATGGCGCAGACGCGCGGCGGCGCGGCGGATGTCGCCATGCGCATCGGGGCGATCGCGGGGCTTACGATTCCATCCTTCTGGCTCGGGATCGTCATGATCCTCCTGCTCTCCGCCTGGGCGCCCGGTTTCGCATCGCTGGGCTATGTGCCGTTCTGGGAGGATCCCATCGGCAATCTCCAGCGGATGCTGCTGCCCTCCATCGCCCTGGCCCTGCCGATCCTGGCCAATCTCTCGCGCCTCGTGCGCTCGGCCATGCTCGACGCCCTGGGGCAGGATTATGTCCGCACGGCGCGCGCCAAGGGCCTGCCGGAGCGGCGCGTGGTCTACAAGCATGCCCTGCGCAATGCGCTCATCCCGTTCCTGACCTCGGTCGGCATCATGACGGGCTATCTGCTCGGCGGCGCCATCGTGGTCGAGCAGGTCTTCGCCATTCCGGGTCTCGGACGTCTGATCCTCGGGGCCATCGCGGAACGCAACTATCCCTTGATTCAGGCCACGATCCTCGTGGTGACGGCGGGGTTCGTCATGGTGAACTTTCTGGTCGACTTCCTCTATATGCTCGTCGACCCGCGCGTGAGGGCCTGA